The Vibrio diazotrophicus DNA window CGCGCGGTAGCAATTGGTTTTCCCTGTTCACTCACAAGCGCATGCAGTGCATCTTCATCTAAACCATCCAGATCTAACTCTTGCGGAATCTTTTGTTCTAGAGTGAAGACCTGATAACGAATAGCCTGAGCTTGTTGTATCAACTCTTTGCCATTACCAATGGTCACTTCCATATTCAATTTCCTTAAACACGTAACACTAATCCTGCCGGCAGCCATTGCTATACAGGCATTACAGTAGCAGTGGCAACCAAATCAAACGTCCAGCTGGGGGTGTATTTTTACTGAGTATCGCTACTTAAAATTGGGCGGAAAAAACTGCGCTCATAACTTAATACGCAATCCGTTTGTTCGGCGTATTTAAACGCAGCCTGACAGGCTTCATCATTGACTGATTCAAGACGATATTTCTCATAGTCCGCCAGCGACGGAAATGAAAACAGTGCCAATGCGATATTATGAGCGCCTTCAGACGGTAAAAAATACCCGTGGTGCTGGCCGCCGAACTGCTCAACTAATGGTATCCACATTCGAGCATAGCGTTCAAATTCAACGATTTTTTTCGGGTCTATAACATATCGAACATGACAGGTGATCATCGGAACTTCCTTATTCTTATACTGATTTTCTACATCCTGAGTATTTATTTAGTTTGGTCGAAAGATCGAAAATTCAAGGTAAATTAAGTTTTTAGTCGTTTCAAACACCGAACATAAATAACTTCAGGCATTCCACTCCTCCACTATACTGCGCTGAGAGCTAACTCTGCCCCTCTGTTCAAACGCATCATTATCAATACCGCTAAGATCATGACGGCAGCCGCGATAAAAAATCCTAGTTGAGTCACACCAAAGTGGCTCAAAAACGCAATCGCTACATAGCTGATGCTTTGTGCTAGGGTGGCAAACATTTGCAAGCCACCATCCGCTCGGCCACGTTGGTGAATGCTGATACTGTGATGCATCCAGTTTGTCCGAGCAATACGATTTAACGCGTTAAACGTGCCAAAGAAAAAGGTGAATATCAGTAATACTAGCGGTGTCGGTGACATGCTCATTCCAACAAGCATGAGCGCAGCCAGCCCCATTGCACCAATCATGATTCCCTGATGAGAACCCAACCCTAACAGTCTGCCAACCATCAAACCCGTGATTAACGATCCCATGCCAAACGCGATGTTATACCCAGCAAACCAGTCGCCAGAGATACCCGTTTCAGCAAACCAGATCGGCACAAGCTTAGTCAGGAAGGTCAGAATGGGGTAACTCAACGCAGAGAGCATTAAAAAGGCGTAAAAATGGGGTCTTTGAGTAAAAATGTCTCGGCTCTCTTTCATTTGTCCAACAAACGACTCAGAACTAGACTGTCGCAATTGTCGGCGATAAGGCGTC harbors:
- a CDS encoding MFS transporter — encoded protein: MEATEKTRANAYLTGRFFDGVSSGLFMMALPWAMLSTPNMGAFVAIVALACTAISFFLTPIFSTLIDRHSRKQLLVFVQFVQAGTAAFVAVFYGAGYESHWLLAAAQLVFWASSNLAWATNNAFTQENFHQHEYAVISGKQEVIMQGTTLGSGALGVLLLEMWGMLEFSAFAAIASAIASISYILTPYRRQLRQSSSESFVGQMKESRDIFTQRPHFYAFLMLSALSYPILTFLTKLVPIWFAETGISGDWFAGYNIAFGMGSLITGLMVGRLLGLGSHQGIMIGAMGLAALMLVGMSMSPTPLVLLIFTFFFGTFNALNRIARTNWMHHSISIHQRGRADGGLQMFATLAQSISYVAIAFLSHFGVTQLGFFIAAAVMILAVLIMMRLNRGAELALSAV
- a CDS encoding NIPSNAP family protein — translated: MITCHVRYVIDPKKIVEFERYARMWIPLVEQFGGQHHGYFLPSEGAHNIALALFSFPSLADYEKYRLESVNDEACQAAFKYAEQTDCVLSYERSFFRPILSSDTQ